AAACTTAGCCAGGAAGAGAGTCAGAATCATGACGGAATGGATATTGGAATATGTTTGATAGAACCCAATGGAAATGGAACGGTAAAGCTTACCTACGCCGGAGCAAAGCATACTCTGTACATAGTCAATAATGATGAATTGCAGGAGATTAATGGCGATCGAAAATCAATAGGTGGAGCCAACACAACTGCCTATAGAAATTTTTCAAACAACACTATGGAACTTGACAAAGGGGCAATACTTTACCTCACTACTGATGGTTACATAGACCAAAACTGCCCTAACAGGAAAAGATTTAATAAGAAAAGGTTCAAGCTGCTCATTGACGAAGTAAAACATTTGGATCTGCAATCACAAAAAGAGCGTTTTGACGCGGCATTGGCAGAGCATAAAAGAGATGCCGAACAAAGGGACGACATAACCCTGTTAGCTGTAAAAATTTAATAATCAACCAATTAAAACAAACTAGTTATAAATTAATGGAAAAGCAAAAATATGACAACCTTGTCGATTTCTATAGTAGCATGAGAAATCGGGATATAATAGTTTACTACAAGGGGCCATTTGATGAAATTATTTTATCAGAGATAGGAACCAAAATCAGGAACAAGGTTTTCGATCCGCCTAAAATAGGCAACAGGCTTTTTTCTGTTTTTATGGAACTTGCTCAAAATATTGCACTATACTCTGCCGAAAAAAATCAATTGGAATCAGGGGCAAAATGGGGTGTAGGCACCATTGCAGTTTATGAAACCGAGACTTCTTTTACTTTGGTTTCAGGTAATCTGGTGAAAAATGAAGTATTGGAGCAAATAGTATCTAAGTGTGAGGAAATAAATACACTGGATCACGATGGGCTAAGGGCCATGAAACGTGAGTATAGAAGCAGTGAGATAAAGGCAGATCATAAAGGTGGTAACATCGGCCTGATACAGGTTGCCTTAAAATCAGATATGCCATTAGAACTCGATGCCAAGCAAGTTGACAGTGAACACTCTTTTTTCACGATTTCAGTAAATGTTTTAAAATAATCAAATCAATTTCTTATACACTATGCAAAATTTAATTATTGAAGGGAGCCGAGACACTTACTTTACCCCGCATGTGGAACTAAACGCGCAGACTGGAATATGCAGCATTACAGGTGAATCATACTTGGAGGAGCCATTTGAATTTTATGAAAGAATATCCTCATGGTTTTCAGAATTCTTCAACGAAGACAAAAAGCTTCAACTGGATTTAAAGCTTACTTATTTCAACACCAGCTCATCAAGAGCTATTCTTGAAATGCTGCGCACATTAAAGGAACTTAAAGACGAAGGGAAAAACCTAACCGTTAACTGGTATTACCCTGATCCTGATGATGAAGAAATACTAATGGAAGGCGAAGATTTTATGGAAGAAAGCGGCCTGGACATTAATATGATTGAATATGAAATGGAAGAAGAAATTTAGTCATAAAACATTCAATACATGATATCCGGTTAATACCATTTAGTAGTTCTTGATAGTCACGGTAAGTTTTGGGTTTAAGCATCGGTTTGTTTTTCAACTAAGATGCCTGAGCCCATTTGCTTTTGGGTAATGACACAAAATCATATTACTTCGCCTCTTATTTAAAAACTAAACATATACATGAATACAACCTTAAGTCAAAATTTATACCTGGTTAAAGAACATGTTGGCATGTTCAAAGC
This region of Fulvivirga ulvae genomic DNA includes:
- a CDS encoding DUF1987 domain-containing protein, with translation MQNLIIEGSRDTYFTPHVELNAQTGICSITGESYLEEPFEFYERISSWFSEFFNEDKKLQLDLKLTYFNTSSSRAILEMLRTLKELKDEGKNLTVNWYYPDPDDEEILMEGEDFMEESGLDINMIEYEMEEEI
- a CDS encoding SiaB family protein kinase; translated protein: MEKQKYDNLVDFYSSMRNRDIIVYYKGPFDEIILSEIGTKIRNKVFDPPKIGNRLFSVFMELAQNIALYSAEKNQLESGAKWGVGTIAVYETETSFTLVSGNLVKNEVLEQIVSKCEEINTLDHDGLRAMKREYRSSEIKADHKGGNIGLIQVALKSDMPLELDAKQVDSEHSFFTISVNVLK